Proteins co-encoded in one Verrucomicrobiia bacterium genomic window:
- a CDS encoding choice-of-anchor P family protein, producing the protein MKKQRIGALITAILSLFLVVAFVASCQKSMPSRQEALTSGGGSEAAGTLLNNGNGWGRDGKLPGDTATGGGGTGGSAGRTFSGEATAFRANVAGVVTVFSHAGPLGPSGGAAEASLVQTSVPGLVSAEVLHASTIGQGDRSRSEASLGEVNVACAAGQTITASFASARAEAVCTPSGVQLIGSSEVANLWINGTPVVCTGEPNQTVLLPLGLGKVIINEQVRTQQGTYGAITVNALHIIITTCLLCKPADIVVSSAHADITCEGTSVWPEGDDFVTGGGWINGTPSGAHGNFGVAGGIKKGALWGHLNYIDHGWNAQGVRHVKGTGVTSYEVVDATTRRIRGTAEVNNQGGYTYEVEVSDNGEPGRNDRFFIRLSNGYSAGGYLQGGNIQLHTK; encoded by the coding sequence ATGAAAAAACAACGTATAGGGGCGCTTATAACGGCCATCCTCTCGCTCTTTTTGGTTGTCGCTTTTGTTGCTTCCTGCCAAAAGTCCATGCCCTCGCGCCAAGAGGCGCTGACTTCCGGCGGCGGAAGCGAGGCAGCCGGTACTCTGCTGAACAACGGCAATGGATGGGGCAGAGATGGAAAACTCCCTGGGGATACGGCCACCGGAGGGGGGGGGACCGGAGGGTCGGCAGGCAGAACATTTAGCGGTGAGGCGACCGCATTCCGGGCCAATGTGGCGGGGGTGGTAACCGTGTTTTCCCATGCCGGACCGCTTGGGCCTTCTGGAGGAGCGGCGGAAGCGAGTCTTGTGCAAACGAGCGTTCCCGGTCTTGTAAGTGCGGAAGTGCTGCACGCCTCCACCATCGGTCAAGGTGACCGGAGCCGTTCGGAAGCTTCACTTGGAGAAGTGAACGTGGCCTGCGCCGCTGGCCAGACCATAACCGCCTCGTTTGCTTCCGCGCGAGCGGAGGCCGTCTGCACACCATCCGGAGTGCAGCTAATTGGAAGTTCCGAGGTGGCCAACCTGTGGATAAACGGCACTCCCGTGGTCTGTACGGGAGAACCGAATCAAACCGTCTTGCTGCCTTTGGGACTGGGGAAAGTCATAATCAACGAGCAGGTGCGGACCCAGCAGGGCACGTATGGCGCCATCACGGTCAATGCCCTACACATTATCATCACCACCTGCTTGCTTTGCAAGCCCGCCGATATCGTGGTTTCCTCGGCCCATGCCGACATCACCTGTGAAGGTACATCGGTCTGGCCGGAGGGGGACGACTTTGTCACCGGCGGCGGATGGATTAACGGGACACCTTCCGGCGCCCACGGAAACTTCGGCGTGGCTGGTGGAATTAAAAAAGGCGCCCTCTGGGGTCATCTAAACTACATCGACCATGGATGGAATGCGCAGGGGGTCCGGCACGTGAAAGGCACGGGCGTGACCAGTTATGAAGTCGTGGACGCCACCACCCGCCGCATTCGCGGAACCGCCGAGGTCAACAATCAAGGCGGCTACACCTATGAAGTGGAGGTCTCCGATAACGGCGAGCCGGGGCGGAACGATCGGTTCTTTATTCGCCTTTCCAACGGCTATTCGGCCGGCGGCTACCTGCAAGGTGGCAATATCCAACTGCACACCAAGTAA
- a CDS encoding choice-of-anchor P family protein: MEQKIYASYGTAGVVTDLQINGTPVISTGKPNQIVWLPLGTGRVIINEQIRSPEGAYESPTAYTLHVIIPGAIDLVVSSDRAEVARLDLPENSKPVG; the protein is encoded by the coding sequence GTGGAACAGAAAATATACGCATCGTATGGTACAGCCGGGGTGGTGACCGACTTGCAAATAAACGGCACTCCGGTCATCAGTACGGGAAAGCCCAATCAAATCGTTTGGCTTCCGCTGGGAACCGGAAGGGTGATAATCAACGAACAGATTCGTTCCCCTGAAGGAGCTTACGAGTCCCCTACGGCCTACACCTTGCATGTGATAATCCCCGGAGCGATCGACCTGGTTGTTTCCTCGGACCGTGCTGAGGTCGCCCGCCTTGACTTGCCGGAAAATTCAAAACCGGTTGGGTAA
- a CDS encoding GAF domain-containing protein, translating to MSGETFNSGERDLAYSPAERLKKLSQLERFLSKNDGPAMLPAAVGLAEIYAARMVRFERAAGRQLEAQWLVRGEKGLKGGSFPLSGAVSQAVWREGRLYNCDDARKRFQQDSFVQEYKTDCYFGLPLPDGKGKVRLVLSFLGDTPFAFSGEEIRSVMGVVERIIAKAAPPPSPSEGETEGLRRRNRELELLNAVTAAAGEVLDNPAQLEEALATIVERFAASAGLVFLWEEAARKLAYFAGSNPRFKEALGGESREFASFKSALECLREGAWGDLDLKKLFGGEYWQAVPLEINEKKSGILLLAAGQAVRGEPLSVLAPAARQLTFAVERLAHFQREKRRLVQLETLSQVATRIAGFLSLDELLPYVVGLLHDHFRYYQVHIFLLDEERDELVVMAGKGEYRGAKSTVGQRLAIGRGINGMVARTGKSLLVNDVTKEPAFHFVKELPDTRSELTVPIKAEGKVLGTLDIQSSQPDAFWPADVLTLQTVADQVGIAVTNARLFEKSRKQNLRLSILNRLSSEIASARERKEVLELILESARKLLSSGHALLLVSAPNGLALFEYRLSPEESRTARRLVQELSRAQEFLRGCIEAGECRYYDLARLEGWPSAVGDCLGRLGFSRFFCAPLRARGGKLLAFLLISAENTHESPDNFLRLVQAFAYQAQTALENAFLIQELIESEAKFTDLYENAPDMYQTLDSTGRVLACNRTQEKVLGVPKKEILGRPFSDWVHPDSKGAWEEHVRTVSGSAEESSCHVHLVLAGGGVMDAEAHSRRVVSREGGILIRSVLRDVTEKKKLEQQLLQSQKMESIGTLAAGVAHEFNNFLGGIVGYADLALRIGQPEKMTKNLGEIIRISQEAKEVVRQLLSFSKKVGEGTWLPVDLEKVMREAADLVARELHRQAIQLEWRLEKTPPLMGQHEQLVQVFLNLFINAVHAIGQGGKIAVRMAPLGESIRVEVADNGSGITPENLPKIFDPFFSTKGVYGDGSQPGTGLGLTICYNVVRAHGGEITVASEVGAGTTFTLTFPLPRKAPVSPPTRSAVP from the coding sequence TTCCGGCGCGGTTTCGCAAGCGGTCTGGAGGGAGGGACGGCTCTACAACTGCGACGACGCGCGGAAACGCTTCCAACAGGATTCATTCGTTCAGGAATATAAAACCGACTGTTATTTCGGCCTTCCCCTTCCCGACGGAAAAGGAAAGGTGCGCTTGGTGTTGAGTTTTCTGGGGGATACGCCGTTCGCTTTTTCCGGGGAGGAGATTCGTTCCGTTATGGGAGTGGTGGAACGGATCATCGCCAAAGCCGCCCCGCCCCCTTCCCCCAGTGAAGGGGAAACAGAAGGGCTGCGCCGGCGGAACCGGGAACTGGAGCTTCTGAATGCCGTGACGGCGGCGGCCGGGGAGGTTTTGGACAATCCGGCGCAGTTGGAGGAGGCGCTGGCGACCATCGTCGAACGGTTTGCGGCCTCCGCGGGACTCGTATTTCTGTGGGAGGAGGCGGCCCGGAAGCTGGCGTATTTTGCCGGTTCCAATCCCCGTTTCAAGGAAGCCCTGGGAGGGGAGAGCCGGGAGTTTGCGTCTTTCAAGTCCGCCCTTGAGTGTCTGCGGGAAGGGGCGTGGGGGGATTTGGATTTGAAAAAGCTGTTCGGGGGGGAGTACTGGCAGGCCGTTCCTTTGGAGATAAACGAAAAGAAAAGCGGGATTTTACTTTTGGCCGCCGGGCAGGCGGTGCGGGGGGAGCCGCTTTCGGTTCTGGCGCCGGCCGCGCGGCAGCTGACTTTTGCCGTGGAGCGGCTGGCGCATTTCCAGCGGGAAAAGAGGCGGCTGGTGCAGCTGGAAACCTTGAGCCAGGTGGCGACGCGGATCGCCGGCTTTCTTTCCCTCGACGAACTTTTACCCTACGTGGTGGGGCTTTTGCACGACCATTTCCGCTACTATCAAGTCCATATTTTTCTTCTGGACGAGGAGAGGGACGAACTGGTGGTGATGGCCGGCAAGGGGGAATACCGGGGGGCCAAGTCCACCGTGGGGCAAAGACTGGCCATCGGCCGCGGCATCAACGGGATGGTGGCGCGAACCGGAAAATCGCTTCTGGTGAACGACGTGACCAAGGAGCCGGCCTTTCACTTCGTCAAGGAGCTGCCGGACACCCGCTCCGAGCTGACCGTTCCCATCAAGGCGGAGGGAAAGGTTCTGGGGACTTTGGACATCCAGAGCTCCCAGCCGGACGCCTTCTGGCCGGCGGACGTTTTGACCTTGCAAACCGTGGCCGACCAGGTCGGCATCGCCGTGACCAACGCCCGGCTTTTCGAAAAAAGCCGCAAGCAGAACCTCCGGCTTTCCATCTTGAACCGGCTCTCTTCGGAAATCGCCTCCGCCCGGGAGCGGAAGGAGGTTTTGGAGTTGATTCTGGAGTCGGCCCGCAAGCTGCTTTCCAGCGGGCATGCCCTGCTTCTGGTGTCCGCGCCGAACGGCCTGGCTTTGTTTGAATACCGCCTTTCCCCCGAGGAGAGCCGGACCGCAAGGCGGCTGGTGCAGGAGCTTTCGCGGGCGCAGGAGTTTTTGCGCGGCTGCATCGAGGCGGGGGAGTGCCGCTACTACGACCTGGCGCGGCTGGAGGGCTGGCCCTCGGCGGTGGGGGACTGCCTGGGGCGGCTCGGTTTTTCCCGCTTTTTCTGCGCCCCGCTCCGCGCCCGCGGCGGCAAGCTTCTGGCCTTTCTTTTGATTTCGGCGGAAAACACCCATGAGTCGCCGGACAATTTTCTGCGGCTGGTGCAGGCGTTTGCCTATCAGGCCCAGACCGCCCTGGAAAACGCCTTTCTCATCCAGGAACTGATCGAATCGGAAGCCAAGTTCACCGATTTGTACGAAAACGCGCCGGACATGTACCAGACGCTGGACTCCACCGGCCGGGTTTTGGCCTGCAACCGCACCCAGGAAAAGGTCTTGGGGGTTCCCAAAAAGGAGATTTTGGGCCGTCCCTTTTCCGACTGGGTGCATCCGGACTCCAAGGGGGCCTGGGAGGAGCATGTGCGGACCGTTTCCGGCTCGGCGGAGGAATCCTCCTGCCACGTGCATCTGGTTTTGGCCGGCGGAGGGGTGATGGATGCCGAGGCCCATTCCCGCCGGGTCGTTTCGCGCGAGGGGGGGATTTTGATCCGCAGCGTGCTTCGGGACGTTACCGAGAAGAAAAAACTGGAGCAGCAGCTTTTGCAGAGCCAGAAGATGGAATCGATCGGCACGCTGGCGGCGGGCGTGGCGCACGAGTTCAACAATTTTCTGGGGGGGATCGTGGGGTACGCCGATCTGGCTTTGCGGATCGGGCAGCCGGAAAAGATGACCAAGAATCTTGGGGAAATCATCCGCATCAGCCAGGAGGCCAAAGAGGTGGTGCGGCAGCTTTTGAGCTTTTCCAAGAAAGTGGGGGAGGGGACCTGGCTGCCGGTGGATCTGGAAAAGGTTATGCGGGAGGCGGCCGATTTGGTGGCCCGGGAACTGCACCGCCAGGCGATCCAATTGGAGTGGCGCCTGGAAAAAACGCCGCCCCTTATGGGGCAGCACGAGCAGCTCGTGCAGGTCTTTTTGAACCTTTTCATCAACGCCGTTCACGCCATCGGGCAGGGGGGAAAAATTGCGGTGCGCATGGCCCCCCTCGGGGAGTCCATCCGCGTCGAGGTGGCGGACAACGGGTCGGGAATAACGCCGGAAAACCTGCCCAAGATTTTCGACCCCTTCTTTTCCACCAAGGGGGTGTACGGGGACGGCAGCCAGCCCGGCACCGGCTTGGGGCTCACGATCTGCTACAACGTGGTGCGGGCCCACGGCGGGGAAATTACCGTCGCCAGCGAAGTGGGGGCCGGCACCACCTTCACGTTGACTTTTCCGCTCCCGCGAAAAGCACCGGTTTCCCCTCCCACCCGATCCGCCGTTCCTTAA